CTACGTACAGCTCCTGCTCCGAAAAGGGTCATGACGTTGATGATACCTAGTCCCCTGATTTCAAGCAGATGTTCAATCAGTTCAGGAGAGTTCCCGATAAGTGTATCCGTATCTTCCTGTCTGATTTCAACACAATCATCCGCCACAAGACGGTGTCCTCTTTTTACAAGCTCAAGCGCCGTCTCACTTTTACCAACGCCGCTTTTCCCAGTGATCAGCACGCCAACTCCATAGATGTCGACAAGCACACCATGTACAGCTGTTGTCGGTGCAAGCTTTCCTTCTAAATAGTTGGTCAAATGGGAGGACAATCTCGTCGTTTTCATCGGGGAGCGCATTAGTGGCACACTTTCGTACTCTGCGGCTTCCACAAGCTCAGGCGGAACCTCCATGTCCCTTGAAACAATGATTCCCGGAGTGATGTCCGTACAGAGCTGACTCATACGCTCTCTTTTCTCCTTTGGCGTAAGCCTTTCAAAAAAAGACAGCTCCGTTTTTCCAAGCAACTGGATTCGCTCTGCCGGATAGTAGGTAAAATAACCTGCCATCTCTATACCAGGTCGGGAAATATCACTTGTCGCGATCGGACGGTTCACGCCCTCTTCCCCACCAATCAATTCAAAATTAAACTTCTCAATCAGATCCTTTGTCCGAACCTTTGGCACAGCCAAAACCTCCTTAAGTATGGAAACACCCTGATGCTGTATTTCAAAATGAGTGTCATGCTTCCTATGTAAAAACAACCTTTTCTCATTTTAGCACTATTTGACTTTTTTATTAAGTGTGAGGTTTGGGGGAGGATGATTTACTAGGAGTTTGTACTATCATAGCTGTTGATTGGAGCAAAAGGCGAAGACTCCAGCGGGGGAAGAAGCGACATTGTTGAGACCGCGCAACGAAGTGAGGAGGCTCAAGGTCGCCCCGCGGAAAGCGAAGCCGTTTGCGGAAATCAACAGCGGTTTCAAACGGAATCAAAAAACGCGAACCTTTGAGAAATCAGGTTCGCGTTTCTTGTTAATTCTTTTTTTGCAAAGGCTCGACAATCGCCTTCTGGATTAGCAAATTTAATATAGATATAACAATCGCTGCCAATATGGCCGTTCCAAACCCATCAATATTGAAGGCATCTCCCATCAAGAAAGCAGTCAACATTAGCGTGATGGCATTGATGACAAACAAGAACAACCCAAGACTAAGCAACGTGACAGGCAATGTCAAAATAACCAAAATCGGTTTTACTATCGTATTCAACACTGCCAAAATTAAACTTGCAATGATCGCCGCTCCGACACCACTCAGCTGGAACGAGTCAAAATAGCCTGCGACCACGATTAATATCAATGCATTAACGAGAATACTGATTGCCCATCTCATCAGCGTATCTCTGTTTCTTCATTAGGGAGTAGAAATGTTAAAACAAAGTACGTCACAATCAAAGGCATTACTCCTGTCGGGAATAAAAGGATGACAAAAATAACACGCAACAGATTGGAGTCTACTCCTAAATATTTCCCTAAGCCTCCAAGCACACCCGCAAGCTTGCGGTCGTTCTTGGAACGGATAAGACGTTTCATATTACTTCACCTCATATGGTTTAATTAAAATGGAACCTGTATTAGTTTCCGCAAAGATGTATGTGAGCGGAGCATCTTCTTTTTTCGCCTTAAAATGAAGCGACTTTTGTACCACTTCATTTTTCTCCTCCACAATATCCATCCCCGGAACCTCGCATGTAAAGCTTCCAAGATTCGTTTTTAACTCTGCCTCAACTGCATTAACAGTTGGAATGAACAGGTCCACACTGCCTGTTTTTGTTTTTGCCATAATGGAACGTGCAGCAGATCCAGTCAATTCACCAACCACATTTCCATTAAAGCTTTGAACATCCAGTTTTTCGATATCTCCGCGAACTTTCAACATGCCGTTGATTGTTTCTGCTTCGATTTCTTTCGCGTCGCAATCTGTCAATTGTATATGACCATTTGCCGTTTCCGCTTCAATGTAGTCGCTTTTTAGGTTCTCCCAAGTCAACGAGCCATTCGCCGACTTCATTTTCATCGACTTTACATGTAAACCTTCCCCTGATATCGGTCCATTAAACATGCGGATATTCAAGCTGTCGTATTTTTCTTCTGGAACATAAACCGTAGCATTCACTTTTATATGCTTCTTTTGGACAGAAAAACGTAGTTTCCCAGCTTCAATGGAAAATAGTACTTCACTCAAGAAAGCCTTGCGCGCGTCATCTTGTGAGTTCTCTTCATAAACCTTCGCCTCACACTCTATCTTCACATCATTCTCTTTCCAAGGAACCACCTTAACTGCGCCATTCGCCACATCAAGGTCGATATGCTGCAAATGCACATCTGATTGCTGGAAAATATGTTGAATGGAGATAGAAGGTCCAAAGTTGAAATCCAAATCCAAGTCTTTAATCTTCTGCAGCGCACTACCAACAAAATCTAAGATGTTATTTTTGAAGGAGGACGCCTGTTTGCTGTAAGAATCAAATTTGGATTTATCAAAAGAGCTTGATCCGCTCGACGATGAACCTGCCGAGCCGGAACCATGTATAAAATTGGCATTGGAAAATACCTTTGAAGACAGTGCCTTAAAGATATTGTCTTCTGCTTCCTGAGAACCTTTCGCGTCCTTCGTAAGCTCAGAAACAATTTCATCCTGCCGCAAATTCTTCTCTTCACTATTCTTCTCCAAACTCTCCAATAAAATAATCGCCTCTTCCGCCGTCAGCTTCCCTTCCTCCACCAACTTCAAAATACGCTTACGCTCTTCCATACATAACATCCTCCCTTTATAGCCTATGAATTCATCTATACTACCTCTACGACCGAACACACCCAAAAGTTTCACTTTCCACTTATACTTTTATTGTTGCATAAAAATTTCGAAAAGGGGTCAGACCCCGGCAGGATTTTTTTAAACCATGTCGTACGCCTCAAGTCTTATTTGTTTGTTGTGTTTTGGGATTCAATTTGGTTTCTTTGAGTCTCCTTCTCTCCTAATGGTATAATGGTGCTAGTTTCTGGGTATAGATTGTGTGGAAGGAGTGAAATGAATATGGATTTTATTATGGATCATTTGTTGACTATCATTATTGTGCTGGTCGTTTTATTTGTGGTTATTCCTTTCTTGAAAAGCATTTTATCTAAACTGGTTTTGATTGGACTGATACTTGCCGGTTTGATTTTCTTTGGCGTACTGGGTCCCGATTTCACTGAGTCTTCTTCTAATTATGTGGAAAACACCATTCGTCCTGTTGTAACGAATGAAATAGATAAAGCAGACTTTCACTATGATGAAGCGTCAAAAGAGTACAAGATTCAAAGTGCCTCTTTTCACCTGATAGGAAAACTAAACGAAAACACTGGCGAAATTCGTTTCAAGGATAAAACCTATGAGATGGATGTTCGATTCTTACAAGATATTATTAAAAAGAAAGTTCAAGAACAAGAGACAAACCAATAGAAACACAAAAAAGAAGGATGGTTGCCGAATTGGCGTAACCGTCCTTCTTTTTACTCTATACCTCAAAACTATCCTTTGCTGACCGCTTCAACCTTCTTTACTTTCTGATTCATTCGATCACGGTCACGGAGTAAAACTGGTCGAAGATATTGCCCCGTATAAGAAGCTTCTATTTCAATAACTTCTTCAGGTGTACCAGTCGCAATGATGCTGCCGCCTTTGTCTCCACCTTCAGGACCAAGGTCGACCATGTAATCCACTGCTTTAATAACATCTAAGTTATGTTCAATAACCAGTACGGTATCCCCATTCTCTACTAATCGTTGTAGAACTTTCAACAATCTCGAGATGTCATCCACATGTAAGCCAGTTGTCGGTTCATCCAAGATATAAAGGGAACGACCTGTAGATCTACGATGCAATTCTGATGCAAGTTTGACACGTTGCGCTTCTCCACCAGATAAAGTGGTCGCAGGCTGACCAAGCGTAATATAACCTAAGCCCACATCATATATAGTCTGCAGCTTCCGCTTGATTTTTGGAATGTTTTCAAAGAAGCTCACCGCATCCTCAACGGTCATCTTCAAAATATCATCTATATTCTTTCCTTTATACTGTACTTCAAGCGTTTCACGGTTATAACGTTTCCCATGACACACTTCACATGGCACATACACATCAGGAAGGAAATGCATTTCGATTTTAATAATTCCGTCCCCTCGACACGCCTCACAGCGTCCGCCTTTCACATTGAACGAAAAACGACCTTTCTTATAACCACGAACTTTTGCTTCATTGGTAGATGCAAATACGTCACGGATATCATCAAATACTCCGGTATATGTCGCAGGGTTCGAACGTGGCGTTCTTCCAATCGGGGACTGATCGATATCAATTACTTTATCAAGATGGTCAATCCCTCGGATCTCTTTATGCAGTCCAGGTTTGGTTTTCGCATTATGCAAACGTTGGGCAAGAGCCTTATGCAAAATTTCGTTGATCAACGTACTTTTCCCTGATCCTGACACCCCTGTAACAGCCACAAAACAGCCAAGCGGAATTTTTACATCCACATTACTCAAGTTATTTTCGTTCGCACCGATGACTTCAATGAAACGGTCCTTGACGACTTTTCTTTCTGTCGGGAGTGGAATGAATTTCTTACCTGAGAGATATTGACCTGTCAAGGAGCTCTCATCGTTCATCACTTCCTCAGGTGTACCAGCTGAAATGACCTGACCTCCATGCACACCCGCTCCAGGTCCGATATCAAGCAAGTAGTCCGCTGCCATCATGGTATCTTCATCATGCTCCACGACAATTAACGTGTTGCCGATATCGCGCATGTTTTTGAGCGTCTGAATGAGTCGGTCATTATCGCGCTGATGAAGTCCGATAGATGGCTCATCGAGAATATACAGAACTCCTGTCAATCTGGAGCCGATTTGGGTGGCAAGACGAATCCGTTGCGCCTCTCCACCTGAAAGCGTCCCGGCAGAACGACTCATCGTCAAATAATCAAGCCCGACATTATTCAAGAAACCTAGACGTTCCTCAATCTCACGAAGAATCATATGGGCAATCTTTTTTTCTTTCTCCGTCAGCTCAAGGCTATCAAAGAAGTCCAATGCTTCGACAATGGAAAAGTTAGTCACATTTCCGATATGCCTATTGTTGATAAGCACCGATAAGCTTTCTAACTTCAAACGGTTCCCCTTACAAGCAGGACATGGTTGCTGCGCCATATACTTTTCCATCTGTTCACGGATGTAATCCGAGCTTGTCTCCTTGTAGCGTCTTTCCACATTGGGGATAACTCCTTCAAAGATGATGTAGCTTTCCCGCACTTGTCCAAAGTCGTTTTCATAGCGGAAGTAAATTTCTTCTTTCCCACTGCCATAAAGGACTTTATCCAAAAGATTCTTGGGGATATCTTTCACAGGTACATCCATGTCAATGCCAAAGTGATTACAAACCGCTTGCAGCATTTGTGGATAATATTGTGAACTTGTCGGCTCCCAAGGTGCAAGGGCGTGCTCTTTGAGGCTGAGGTTCTTGTTCGGCATCACCAAATCAATGTCCACTTCCAGTTTCGTACCCAGCCCATCACACTTTTGACAAGCCCCATAAGGACTGTTGAAAGAGAACATTCTTGGTTCTAGTTCACCTATGGAGAATCCACATTGTGGACAAGCATGATGCTCGCTGAAGAGAAGTTCCTCTTCTCCAATTACGTCCACAATTACTTTCCCTTCCCCAAGTCTAAGAGCAGATTCCAATGAATCGGACAGACGGGTTTCCACGCCTTCTTTTACCACAATGCGGTCTATCACTACTTCGATGGAATGCTTTTTGTTCTTTTCTAACTCAATATCGTCGGAGATTTCCATCATTTCACCGTTCACACGCACACGCACATATCCTTGCTTTTTTATATCCTCAAGTGTTTTCACATGCGTTCCTTTGCGGCCTTGGATCACCGGCGCAAGAATTTGAAGTTTGGTCCGTTCCGGGTACTCCATGATCCGGTCTACCATTTGTTCAATGGTTTGAGAGGAAATCTCAATACCATGCTTCGGACATGTCGGTCTGCCTACCCGTGCGAAAAGAAGACGTAGATAATCGTAGATTTCTGTTACCGTTCCAACAGTAGAACGAGGATTTCGGCTTGTCGTCTTCTGGTCGATGGAGATGGCAGGTGAGAGTCCTTCAATCGCATCCACATCCGGTTTGTCCATCTGCCCAAGGAATTGGCGCGCATAGGCAGAAAGGGACTCCACATATCGGCGCTGACCTTCCGCATAGATGGTGTCAAAGGCAAGAGAGGATTTCCCCGATCCTGACAGCCCTGTTAACACCACTAATTTATCGCGGGGAATTGTTACATCTATGTTTTTTAAGTTATGGGCTCTGGCCCCTTTTACCACTATTTTATCCATTGCCATCCTTATGTCATCCTTCCGCTTTGAGCTCCAAGATGAGGTCACGAAGCTCGGCTGCACGTTCGAAATCGAGCGCTTTTGCAGCATCTTTCATTTCCTGCTCCATGCTTTCTATGAGCTTTTCTCTTTCTTTCTTGTTTTTCGGTCTTAGTGACGGTGCTTTGCCATCGTAATTGCCATCTTCCTCAGCTACAAATGTCGCGCGGATAAGTTCCGGAACTTTTTTCTTGATGGTTGTCGGCGTTATGCCATGCTCCAAGTTATATGCCTCTTGTATTTCTCGGCGACGCTTTGTTTCAGATATTGCAATATCCATAGACTTCGTTATTTTATCTGCGTACATAATGACTTTACCATTTGAGTTACGCGCTGCTCGTCCGATGGTCTGAATCAAGGATCGTTCGGAACGGAGAAAACCTTCTTTGTCCGCATCTAAAATGGTGACAAGCGACACTTCCGGAATATCGAGACCTTCCCTCAATAGGTTGATCCCGATCAGAACATCATGTTTTCCCATTCTTAATTCTCTAATGATTTCAATCCGATCAAGCGTCTTGATTTCAGAATGCAAGTACGCAACTTTAATACCTAGCTCTTTTAAGTATGCTGTAAGATCTTCAGACATCTTCTTCGTCAAGGTGGTGACAAGGACCCTTTCATCCTTTTCCACACGTTTATGAATTTCACCAATAAGATCATCAATCTGGCCTTTTATCGGACGAACTTCAATAATCGGATCAAGCAGTCCGGTCGGTCGGATGATTTGTTCGACCATTTTTGGTGTATGCTCAAGCTCGTATGGTCCTGGTGTGGCCGAAACATAGACAAGCTGGGCTGTTTTCTTTTCAAACTCCTCAAACCTTAATGGACGGTTATCCTTTGCTGACGGCAGGCGGAAACCATGGTCTACTAGAACTTGTTTTCGCGCCTGGTCCCCATTGAACATCCCTCTGATTTGCGGAAGCGTAACGTGGGACTCGTCAATGACCAATAGAAAATCTTCCGGAAAGAAGTCCATCAGTGTGTATGGCGTTGAGCCCGCAGGACGAAGTGTCAAGTGACGGGAGTAGTTCTCGATTCCAGAACAAAAGCCCATCTCCGCCATCATTTCCAGGTCATATCGGGTTCGCTGCTCCAGTCGCTGAGCTTCTAGAAGTTTTCCTGCTTCGCGAAGTTCTTCCAGTCTCTCCTCTAGTTCTGCCTGAATATTGACGATGGCCTTTTTCATCTTCTCTTCGCGGGTTACGAAGTGGGATGCAGGGAATATGGAAACATGGTTACGATCTCCAAGAATCTCCCCTGTTAGTGCATCCACTTCTCGTATGCGGTCGATTTCGTCTCCGAAAAATTCCACACGAATACAATGTTCGTCACGGGATGCTGGGAAAATCTCCACTACATCACCACGAACCCGGAATGTTCCGCGCTTGAAGTCAATATCATTCCTGCTGTATTGGATGTCTACTAAGTCGCGTAGCAAGACATTCCGTTCTTTTTCCATTCCCGTTCTTAAGCTGACGACAAGATCACGGTATTCTTCCGGTGACCCCAATCCATAAATACATGACACACTGGCAATGATGATTACGTCGTTCCGCTCGAAAAGCGAAGCCGTTGCCGAGTGGCGAAGCTTATCAATTTCGTCATTAATGCTTGCGTCTTTTTCTATGAAAGTATCGGTGGAAGGTACATACGCTTCCGGTTGATAGTAGTCATAATAACTAACAAAATATTCAACTGCATTGTTAGGGAAGAACTCCTTAAACTCACTATATAATTGCCCTGCCAACGTTTTGTTGTGGGCGATGATTAATGTTGGTTTATTTACTGCCTGAATCACATTGGAGACAGTAAACGTTTTACCGGTACCAGTAGCACCAAGGAGTGTCTGATGCTTTTTCCCGTTTTTAAGGCCTTCCACAATCTCCGCGATCGCGGTCGGCTGATCTCCATCCGGCTTATATCCAGAAACTAACTCAAATTGTTCCATCCACAAAAAGCCTCCATTTCCGTTCATCTAACCTATACCAATATTCTACCACATTACATGCCCAAAACAACAAAAATACGAACTGATATTCGCTTTTTTATATAAATAGCCTTTTTTCTCTATACCCGAGTCTGTTGCGTTTTAAGAGTGTTTTCTATATTCTTATCATTATCATGTATTAGGAATCGGAAACTGGTTTTGAGGAGATTTATGATGAAAAAGTTTTTTATCAGGAAGAATTATAGAAAATTGTTCTGCATAGGTTGGATTATTGTGTTAATAACAGGCTGTTCATTCAACGATATTCCCGAAGAAACGCTAGACTTTCCTTATCTAGATGAACGTGCATTGGAAAATCCCGGGGTAGAACTAACCTACAGTGAAGTGGATGGCGAGTATGTGCATGATTTTATAAAAGATAATAAAGATAAAGCCATTAGGTGGACTGCAACGGTGACACGTGTAGAAAACAACTCAACGTACGAGCTGCAGGAACCGCTTCTACCAGCAATCCTCGTTACTTTTGCAGACGAATTAAATCATACACCAGAAGTTGGGGACGTACTGACATTCGAAGGCGTTCTTACCGGATACGGAGAGACATTTGGCAAAGACCCGCTTTGGGTAGTAAGGCCCGCCAGCCTCAAGTCGACGACCACTGAAGAGCAAGAAGAATTGGCCAACTATCAACAATCCGCACAAAAGGCAAAAGAGGGAGCAGACATTCCGTAATTCGGAAATGCCGCTCCCTCTTTTTCTATTTGAATTTCCCTACCATGCGCTTTGAATACAAAAATCCGAACACTAGAGAAAGGACGTCCACTAAAATAACATACCATTCATTCCCATGTCCTTTAAAAATGGAAACTAAAATGAGGGCTGCCGCCAAACCTGTACCCACGTAAAGGTTATAGGTCACTCTTGTGAAAAGGACTACGAGCAGCGCAGGGATAATCAACGCTAAAACCAGCTTTACTAACAATCTGAAAACCTCTTTTCTATCTCATCCGAAAATCTTCTATTGTTAGTATAACATTCATTCCACTTCCACAGCTATCTCTGTCACGCTTCTCAATTTCTTCTGTTTATTAGCCAACTGAATTTTATTTACAAATGTAACGAGGGACTGCGTGTCTTTATCATTTTCTATTAAAAACTCTACCAAGTATGTATATCTTCTCTTTTTTACATTTGCCTGCACACCAAGGATCTTGGCTTTAAACTCAAGCAATTGGTTAGCCACCTTGAACTTCAAGCCTAATAGCACTTTACTATTTTCCGGAATCTCCACACGACTAATAAAACGCAATTTTTCCATATTAAGCTCTTCCATGTATACTTTCGTACTGCCTGTCGTCACTTCACGGCCATTCACCTGTAAAATCGTCATCCCACCAACTACGTAATGTCTTGTTCTATATAAACCTAGCCACAGTAACTTATCGTCTTGATCCCCCACAAAATTGCCCCCTAATCCCGTGCTTTTGGTTATTATATCGGCAATTTCTATAGAGTTTTTAATCTTTTATCCAATGATTAAAGCTACATGCAAAAAAAACTCAACACCCTATAAGGAATGTTGAGCTGTCTTTTACTTAGTCCTCTTCCGCCATAATATCAATCAGGCCGATTTTCGGATTTTTATCTTGGAACCAGCGTAACGAGAAGTCGTTATCAAACAAGGCAACATACTGGTCGTTGCGGTCTTTCACCAAAATGTTACGCGAATCAAACAACGAAGTATCCACGTCTTGGCTTTCCAACCAACGAGGAATTTTCGAGCCGATCATGTTGTAGACAACTTCCACGTTGTACTCGCCTTTCATGCGGTACTCAAATACGTCCAATTGAAGCTGACCAACCGCTCCAAGAATGTAGGCTTCTGTACCGTATTGACGGAACAACTGGATGGCACCTTCCTGCACAAGCTGGGTGATACCTTTTCCAAACTGCTTCCCTTTCATGACGTTTTTCGCTTCTACTTTTACGAAAAGTTCAGGAGCAAACGTCGGGATCTCATCGAATTCAACTTTTTGATTGCCACCGCTGAACAGAGAGTCACCAATCTGATACACACCCGGATCATAAATACCGATGATGTCACCAGGGTACGCATGATCTACCGTTTCACGGTCAGATGCCAGGAACTGTTGAGACTGCGTCAATTTAATGGATTTACCTGTTCTGCTTACCGTAACCGTCATTCCACGCTCGAATACACCCGAGCAGATACGCAAGAAGGCAAGACGGTCGCGGTGAGCAGGATTCATGTTCGCCTGGATTTTGAAGATAAACCCGGAGAACTCTCCAGATTTAGGCTCAACCGTACCCTCTTCTGTCTGACGCGGCTGCGGCTCACTAGCTAAATCCAAGAACGTACGGAAAAACATTTCCACTCCGAAGTTGGAGATCGCACTTCCGAAGAATACCGGCGTCTGCAATCCATTTTTCACTTTGTTGATGTCAAAGTCATTTCCGGCCTCTTCCAACAGTTCAAAGTCTTCTTTTGCTTGGATAAAAGTTGGGTGAGTAGAGATTTCCTCCACTGCATCCAGTTCCTTGAACGGAATGCGATCTTCTTCGTCTTTTCCTTGATATCGGATGAACACTTCATTGTAACGGTCGTAAACACCCAAGAAGCGTTTTCCCATTCCAACCGGCCAGTTCATCGCATAAGATTCGATTCCAAGCACTTCTTCAATCTCTTCCAAAAGCGCCAATGGCTCTTTACCTTCACGGTCCAATTTGTTGATGAACGTGAAAATCGGAATACCACGCATACGACAAACTTTGAAAAGCTTGATAGTCTGCGGCTCGACCCCTTTTGTACAGTCGATGATCATCACGGCACTGTCCACGGCAGTCAATGTACGATACGTATCTTCACTGAAATCTTCGTGTCCTGGCGTATCCAAAATATTGATATGCCTATCCATGTATTCAAAACTCATAACACTCGACGTTACGGAGATTCCACGTTTCTTTTCAATCTCCATCCAGTCAGATGTTGCAAATTTTCCAGACTTCTTCCCTTTTACCGTACCTGCAGAACGAATAACGTTACCGAATAAAAGCAGTTTCTCCGTCAAGGTCGTTTTCCCGGCATCCGGGTGGGATATAATCGCAAAGGTTCTGCGGCGATCTATCTCTTTATTTAAAAGTTCATTTTTCACAGTTTCCGTACCTACCTCTCAAAAATTACACAATAGTGCTATTATAACAGAAATCAGCGCGAGAAAAATATAGCAATCCAACGAAAACCTATTTCCATTATTCCTATTCTCGGTTATACTCTTTGTAAATATATGTTAGGAGTGATCATTTTGGCAAAAAGTAAGGCAAAAAAGCTTCGTGACAAGCAAGTCCGCGAAGGCAAGCGCAACCCAGAGAATGGACGCGGCATCTATGCCCTTGCAAATCTTACAACCAAAACAACCAAGACGAAAAAAGAAAAACTGAATCAGCTGTACAAAAAAGAACGACAATCTCGCTATGGTGGTGACCGGGAGAATGTCGTTCTTTATTTATTTTCTGAAAAAAAGTGGATGAAGGAATTTCATTCAATGTTGTTTCCAGTTGATTGCAGTGGAAGGTGCGCAGACGCCCGCGGGAGGAAGGGACAGGTGAGACCCCGCAACGAAGGAGGCCACTGAAAAACTATAATTATTTTTGAATGAAAAACATTCAGAAATGAGATTCACAAAAAAAGGGGCAACTTTTTCTCCGAAAAGGATAAAAAGTTGCCCTATAAACGTTGTACTTTACTATTTTTCATTTATTAGTTTTAGTATTCTCTTTAGGTTGACAGCGAATATCGCTGTGGCACCTTGTACCTCCATACCTAATAGACCCGCGGAGGAGGCTGTATCATACCCGTGTCTATGCTTTAGTTCACTGTTTTTCGCTTCAATCTTATATCTGGATTTCGCCTTTTCTTTAAAACCTTCGGTATTTTGAAATTCCTCCTGCTCTTTATGTTCTGTTGATTTTATAGTAATAGAGTATGTTCTACTTTTTGCACCTTCTGTATAACAACCTTCTTTGAAAGGACAGACCTTACACTTTTCGATATCAAAGTAATAGGTTTCACGTCGGTTTTTCGCCACATTTTTCTTGCCTTGTCGTCTTAACTTAAATGCCAGGTGTCCCGCCCTACATACATACATGCCTGCATCCTTATTAAACTCAAATTCATCCTCTTTTGTACGAGTCCCTTGAATAACAGGATTTAATTTAGAGATGAGTGCTATATTATTCTCTTTTGTGTAGGAGATATTATTTTTTTCTGAGTAAGCGGTATCTCCAATGGCTGTATCAACTTCCATCCCAGCTTTTACGGTTTTCTCAATTAATTCAGGAAGGTATTTCCCATCACTTTTTTCACCTGTTGTAATAACTGCAGCTGTAATAATACGTTCTTCACTTATTGCGATATGAGTTTTAAATCCGAAAAAAGAGGAGTCAGCAGTTTTATGTCCCTTGCGAGCATCTGGATCATTGGAATAACTTATTTGTTCTGTGTAATCTTCCACAACTTCTTTCAGTATATTTAACTTCTCCCTAACTGCTGGTATAGAAGCAACTTGCGGGATTTCATCTACCGTATCAATCACTTTACGGCAATAAGCTAATTCCTCTTCGACATCATTAGATGTCGTCTTCTGTGGTAACTTTGATTTTAACGATTCGTCTATCTGGTAAATAGCTCTTCTCACATTTTTTGATTTTTCTTGTAGAAATTCAGTCGCGGACTTTTGATTGTATCGAGCTTTTGAATGGGTGGCATCTATTATTATGGTATTGGTTTTTATGATTCCTTTTTCTAATGCAATCTCAACTGTCTTCTCTATAAGCATATCTAATAATCCCACGTCTTTAAGACGGAGCTTTCGAAATTTCGTTAATGAACTTGAATCAATGACACGATCTTCTGGAGCCATCTCGAGAAAATACTTAAATGACATATCGTATTGGGATCGATCAACAACATCAACATCTGACAAATCATAAATAGATTTTAACAACAAG
This window of the Sutcliffiella horikoshii genome carries:
- a CDS encoding peptide chain release factor 3 → MKNELLNKEIDRRRTFAIISHPDAGKTTLTEKLLLFGNVIRSAGTVKGKKSGKFATSDWMEIEKKRGISVTSSVMSFEYMDRHINILDTPGHEDFSEDTYRTLTAVDSAVMIIDCTKGVEPQTIKLFKVCRMRGIPIFTFINKLDREGKEPLALLEEIEEVLGIESYAMNWPVGMGKRFLGVYDRYNEVFIRYQGKDEEDRIPFKELDAVEEISTHPTFIQAKEDFELLEEAGNDFDINKVKNGLQTPVFFGSAISNFGVEMFFRTFLDLASEPQPRQTEEGTVEPKSGEFSGFIFKIQANMNPAHRDRLAFLRICSGVFERGMTVTVSRTGKSIKLTQSQQFLASDRETVDHAYPGDIIGIYDPGVYQIGDSLFSGGNQKVEFDEIPTFAPELFVKVEAKNVMKGKQFGKGITQLVQEGAIQLFRQYGTEAYILGAVGQLQLDVFEYRMKGEYNVEVVYNMIGSKIPRWLESQDVDTSLFDSRNILVKDRNDQYVALFDNDFSLRWFQDKNPKIGLIDIMAEED
- a CDS encoding DUF2198 family protein, with translation MLVKLVLALIIPALLVVLFTRVTYNLYVGTGLAAALILVSIFKGHGNEWYVILVDVLSLVFGFLYSKRMVGKFK
- a CDS encoding IS1182 family transposase, translated to MISNQESFNLSPFSAIYDIVVPKNNMLRQINELVDFSFILDELKTKYCLDNGRNAIPPIRMFKYLLLKSIYDLSDVDVVDRSQYDMSFKYFLEMAPEDRVIDSSSLTKFRKLRLKDVGLLDMLIEKTVEIALEKGIIKTNTIIIDATHSKARYNQKSATEFLQEKSKNVRRAIYQIDESLKSKLPQKTTSNDVEEELAYCRKVIDTVDEIPQVASIPAVREKLNILKEVVEDYTEQISYSNDPDARKGHKTADSSFFGFKTHIAISEERIITAAVITTGEKSDGKYLPELIEKTVKAGMEVDTAIGDTAYSEKNNISYTKENNIALISKLNPVIQGTRTKEDEFEFNKDAGMYVCRAGHLAFKLRRQGKKNVAKNRRETYYFDIEKCKVCPFKEGCYTEGAKSRTYSITIKSTEHKEQEEFQNTEGFKEKAKSRYKIEAKNSELKHRHGYDTASSAGLLGMEVQGATAIFAVNLKRILKLINEK
- the uvrB gene encoding excinuclease ABC subunit UvrB, whose protein sequence is MEQFELVSGYKPDGDQPTAIAEIVEGLKNGKKHQTLLGATGTGKTFTVSNVIQAVNKPTLIIAHNKTLAGQLYSEFKEFFPNNAVEYFVSYYDYYQPEAYVPSTDTFIEKDASINDEIDKLRHSATASLFERNDVIIIASVSCIYGLGSPEEYRDLVVSLRTGMEKERNVLLRDLVDIQYSRNDIDFKRGTFRVRGDVVEIFPASRDEHCIRVEFFGDEIDRIREVDALTGEILGDRNHVSIFPASHFVTREEKMKKAIVNIQAELEERLEELREAGKLLEAQRLEQRTRYDLEMMAEMGFCSGIENYSRHLTLRPAGSTPYTLMDFFPEDFLLVIDESHVTLPQIRGMFNGDQARKQVLVDHGFRLPSAKDNRPLRFEEFEKKTAQLVYVSATPGPYELEHTPKMVEQIIRPTGLLDPIIEVRPIKGQIDDLIGEIHKRVEKDERVLVTTLTKKMSEDLTAYLKELGIKVAYLHSEIKTLDRIEIIRELRMGKHDVLIGINLLREGLDIPEVSLVTILDADKEGFLRSERSLIQTIGRAARNSNGKVIMYADKITKSMDIAISETKRRREIQEAYNLEHGITPTTIKKKVPELIRATFVAEEDGNYDGKAPSLRPKNKKEREKLIESMEQEMKDAAKALDFERAAELRDLILELKAEG